The following are from one region of the Sorghum bicolor cultivar BTx623 chromosome 2, Sorghum_bicolor_NCBIv3, whole genome shotgun sequence genome:
- the LOC8063632 gene encoding uncharacterized protein LOC8063632, translated as MERPKKTAVAGLPDDLLVEILSCLPINEIHRCKCVSKGWRDLIADPLHHKKLPQTLHGFFPSYVGELGSFINLSGGSASTFDPSFAFLKKLPGIHNIWLRASCNGLLLFRHSTRLRELGYIVFNPATEQWAAVPSEHTLADRPIRFSHTCFVFNPAVSPYFHLVIISARGVSLATVQFYSSETGVWRHTQIDWAEEVELRRQWNKRDPQIRGCTPCAAIFNSMLYLILTDNQIFEVDVEGNTKRIIRAPSSVGGRVHGCVPLFIGQSQGRLYCINEEHWADGIPSELSSRVFRRDSDDNSNLLSIWVLEDYDTQKWALKHSVSCSRLFGRTGFLGYNVVAIHPDNNNFMFIVYRKHQLISYGLNSKEVRTVGTFQESLQLPPYVPCFSDFLSVARHEEILGVGV; from the coding sequence ATGGAGCGCCCGAAGAAGACCGCGGTGGCTGGCCTACCCGACGACCTCCTGGTGGAGATCCTCTCCTGCCTCCCCATCAACGAGATCCACCGATGCAAGTGCGTCTCCAAAGGCTGGCGCGACCTCATCGCGGATCCCCTCCACCACAAGAAGCTCCCCCAAACCCTCCATGGTTTTTTCCCTTCCTACGTGGGGGAGTTGGGATCTTTCATCAATCTGTCTGGGGGATCCGCGTCAACCTTCGACCCTTCCTTCGCCTTCCTCAAGAAGCTGCCTGGCATTCACAACATCTGGCTCAGGGCGTCCTGCAACGGGCTCCTCCTCTTTAGGCACAGCACCAGGCTTCGCGAGCTTGGCTATATTGTGTTCAACCCCGCCACTGAGCAGTGGGCGGCCGTGCCCAGCGAGCATACTCTGGCTGATAGGCCTATTCGCTTCAGCCACACCTGTTTCGTGTTCAATCCGGCTGTCTCCCCCTACTTCCATTTGGTCATCATCAGCGCGCGGGGGGTGAGCCTGGCAACAGTGCAATTCTACTCCTCAGAAACAGGGGTGTGGAGGCACACCCAGATTGACTGGGCTGAAGAAGTAGAGCTGCGAAGACAATGGAATAAGCGGGATCCTCAGATCAGGGGGTGCACCCCTTGTGCTGCCATTTTCAACAGCATGCTGTATTTGATCTTGACTGATAATCAGATATTTGAGGTGGATGTGGAAGGGAACACAAAAAGGATAATCCGAGCGCCATCTTCTGTGGGTGGGCGGGTTCATGGCTGCGTTCCGCTTTTCATTGGTCAATCCCAAGGGcgcctatattgcatcaatgaAGAACATTGGGCAGATGGTATCCCATCTGAACTGTCCAGTCGTGTTTTTAGAAGAGACTCCGATGATAATTCTAATCTACTGTCAATCTGGGTTCTTGAGGACTATGATACACAAAAGTGGGCCCTTAAGCACAGTGTGAGCTGTTCACGTCTGTTTGGAAGGACAGGTTTTCTTGGTTACAATGTTGTTGCCATTCATCCAGACAACAACAATTTCATGTTCATTGTATATCGGAAACACCAGCTGATATCATATGGCTTGAATAGCAAGGAAGTGCGGACTGTCGGCACATTTCAGGAATCCTTGCAGCTTCCTCCTTATGTTCCTTGCTTCTCGGACTTCTTATCAGTGGCACGGCATGAAGAGATACTAGGGGTTGGCGTGTGA
- the LOC8063631 gene encoding uncharacterized protein LOC8063631, which translates to MDCPNPRRSSAAAVAACLPDDALVDVFSRLPVKSLHLSKCVCKRWRDIIADPLHGKILPQTLVGFFSTVFPDDGTLSFHEFVDLLGTSAAPPPLLDPSFPFLDELPAGIDCRLRVISDSCNGLLLFEYGQEPPESMGYIVFNPATEQCVVVPGIWTADARRCLCTRAYLLYDPAVSSHFHIVMFWEEQEGLVTVLAYSSETRAWSHSEKDWSPEEQGRPTEAWRRRYVGVNKGIFTSRGAFVNGALYLLVMVDDDYVMLEVDVEGKTRSIIPVPIDVHSVDHPCGRRVLFFGQSQGRLHCVSHGSAGCDLSIWVIEDHHGTTKQWVLKHTVSCVRLSGRERCRDARADYTVVAIHPDGNTLFVLNSYTRKLISYDVDRNRVRDLCTLDHYIMSG; encoded by the coding sequence ATGGATTGCCCCAACCCTAGGAGGAGcagcgcggcggcggtggcggcctgCCTCCCCGACGATGCCCTCGTGGACGTGTTCTCGCGTCTCCCCGTCAAGTCCCTCCACCTATCCAAGTGCGTCTGCAAGCGCTGGCGCGACATCATCGCCGATCCCCTCCACGGCAAGATCCTGCCCCAAACTCTGGTAGGGTTCTTCAGTACCGTCTTCCCTGACGATGGTACACTGTCGTTCCACGAATTCGTCGACCTGTTGGGGACATCCGCCGCGCCCCCTCCCCTGCTGGACCCTTCCTTTCCCTTCCTCGATGAGCTGCCCGCCGGAATCGATTGCAGGCTACGCGTAATCTCTGATTCCTGCAATGGTCTCCTGCTCTTCGAGTACGGCCAGGAGCCGCCTGAATCGATGGGGTACATCGTCTTCAACCCCGCGACGGAGCAGTGCGTGGTGGTGCCTGGCATCTGGACTGCAGACGCGAGGCGTTGCCTTTGCACCAGGGCCTATCTGCTCTACGATCCGGCAGTCTCCTCCCACTTCCACATCGTCATGTTCTGGGAGGAGCAGGAAGGCCTGGTCACAGTGCTCGCCTACTCGTCGGAAACTAGGGCTTGGAGCCACAGCGAGAAAGATTGGAGCCCAGAAGAACAGGGTAGGCCGACGGAAGCATGGCGGCGACGCTATGTCGGCGTCAACAAAGGTATATTTACGAGCAGAGGTGCTTTCGTCAATGGTGCCCTGTATTTGTTGGTCATGGTGGATGATGATTATGTGATGCTTGAGGTGGATGTGGAAGGCAAGACACGGAGCATCATCCCGGTGCCGATCGATGTGCACAGCGTGGATCATCCTTGCGGCCGCCGCGTGCTCTTCTTTGGCCAGTCTCAAGGGCGCCTGCATTGCGTCAGCCATGGATCTGCCGGCTGTGACCTGTCCATCTGGGTTATTGAGGATCACCATGGTACTACAAAACAATGGGTCCTCAAGCACACCGTGAGCTGCGTGCGGCTGTCTGGAAGAGAGCGTTGCCGCGACGCTAGAGCTGACTACACCGTGGTTGCCATTCATCCGGATGGCAACACGCTGTTCGTTTTGAATTCCTACACCCGGAAGCTGATCTCATATGATGTGGATCGCAACAGAGTGCGTGACCTCTGCACCCTTGACCATTATATTATGTCTGGCTGA
- the LOC8063629 gene encoding uncharacterized protein LOC8063629 gives MENNGGRLLPNDSLVEEVVPPAKRPLCGRSKFVVSTARREIHGGRRPSHCTELPLPPTLQGFFYGDGVRDEEDQYLPCKNYGRFARLPGTTTTSVAVDPSLSFLRKSKTKLHRHIFLVDACNGLLLLGHVPESYFWPEFAVCNPATQQWAAVPSCVDWVDDDVHTDPRNFTSQTHISLLFDPAISSHFQVLIFWNCHLFDDDREGTATVHAYSSETGVWRNSESDWSFVERREPLELWRRQISLHRFILHGSPGAFVDGMVYLNLAWCQRILQVDTEGKTRGMFPVPADKAYTSKKLLFVGQSQGRLHCVVEEGRHGHLLGHRMNRRYRKKWRSHGLFIWVLIGDIDRQEWVLKHKVSRRKLFWNWIVRNRDNGLDDDYRVVTMHPDCNMLFFDLQRGDDRSIISYDLDRKEVGLVETYKQDTTDKIIPFVPYLSELFLGVLGGHK, from the coding sequence ATGGAGAACAACGGCGGCCGGCTCCTCCCCAACGACTCTCTCGTGGAGGAGGTCGTCCCCCCCGCCAAGAGGCCCCTGTGTGGCCGCTCCAAGTTCGTCGTCTCCACAGCCCGGCGCGAGATCCACGGCGGCCGCCGCCCTTCCCACTGCACGGAGCTGCCGCTGCCCCCGACCCTACAGGGTTTCTTCTACGGCGACGGCGTCCGCGACGAGGAAGACCAGTACCTGCCTTGCAAGAACTACGGGCGTTTCGCCAGGCTACcagggacgacgacgacgtccgTCGCCGTCGACCCTTCCTTGTCGTTCCTGCGCAAGAGCAAGACGAAGCTGCATCGGCACATCTTCCTCGTGGACGCCTGcaacggcctcctcctcctgggcCACGTGCCGGAGAGTTACTTCTGGCCGGAGTTCGCCGTGTGTAACCCGGCGACGCAGCAGTGGGCGGCCGTGCCGTCCTGCGTCGACTGGGTCGACGACGATGTCCACACCGACCCGAGGAACTTCACCTCGCAGACCCACATCTCCCTGCTCTTCGATCCGGCCATCTCCTCCCATTTCCAGGTGCTCATCTTCTGGAACTGCCACCTCTTCGACGACGACCGCGAGGGGACGGCGACGGTGCACGCCTACTCGTCGGAGACTGGGGTGTGGAGGAACAGCGAGAGTGACTGGAGCTTCGTGGAAAGGCGAGAGCCATTGGAGCTGTGGCGCCGTCAGATCAGCTTGCACAGGTTCATCCTTCATGGATCCCCTGGCGCCTTCGTCGATGGCATGGTCTACCTGAACCTAGCGTGGTGCCAGCGGATACTGCAGGTGGACACGGAAGGGAAGACACGAGGTATGTTCCCTGTGCCGGCCGACAAGGCATACACCAGCAAGAAGCTGCTCTTTGTCGGCCAGTCGCAAGGGCGACTGCACTGCGTCGTGGAAGAAGGTCGCCATGGACACCTCCTAGGTCATCGGATGAATCGTCGTTATCGCAAGAAATGGAGGAGCCATGGACTGTTCATCTGGGTTCTTATTGGGGATATTGATAGGCAAGAATGGGTGTTGAAGCACAAGGTGAGCCGTCGGAAGCTGTTTTGGAACTGGATTGTTAGGAACCGTGATAATGGCTTGGATGACGACTACCGTGTGGTCACCATGCATCCGGATTGCAACATGCTTTTCTTTGATCTTCAGCGTGGGGATGATCGCTCAATAATATCGTATGATCTTGACCGTAAGGAAGTTGGTCTTGTGGAGACCTATAAACAGGACACTACGGATAAGATTATTCCTTTTGTTCCATACTTGTCCGAGTTATTTCTCGGAGTGCTTGGTGGTCACAAGTGA